From the genome of Kaistella daneshvariae, one region includes:
- a CDS encoding GtrA family protein, with protein MKELFFKQKQIVFFGIAGALSAFVEVGLFKIFTVYLPLFFENEKNFHGVHFPLSNIFSTSSGIITNYFLSIWFVFERGKHSKRREFVYFMTVSVFSTILSLIFFQIFFSYIFSDHLDVGVFVFSREILSKISAILLVSILNYSVKKKIIFNG; from the coding sequence ATGAAAGAACTTTTCTTTAAGCAAAAACAGATCGTTTTTTTTGGCATTGCAGGAGCACTGAGCGCTTTTGTTGAGGTTGGACTTTTTAAGATTTTTACCGTGTATTTGCCGCTTTTTTTTGAAAATGAAAAAAACTTTCATGGCGTTCATTTTCCTTTAAGTAATATTTTTTCCACCAGCAGCGGCATTATCACCAATTATTTTCTCAGCATTTGGTTTGTTTTTGAAAGAGGTAAACATTCCAAAAGGCGGGAATTTGTTTATTTCATGACCGTCTCGGTTTTTTCTACCATTTTAAGTTTAATCTTTTTCCAGATTTTTTTCAGCTATATTTTCAGTGATCACCTGGATGTAGGCGTTTTCGTCTTCAGCCGTGAGATTCTAAGTAAGATTTCAGCAATATTGCTGGTTTCAATTTTAAATTATTCCGTAAAAAAGAAAATTATTTTCAACGGATAA
- a CDS encoding T9SS type A sorting domain-containing protein: MKKNLLTVGFLSLSLSMSAQALHVDNGGNFYVGEYALVYNGGGIQTKGNGTIDVHGNLMVVGQSTDVVRTLDVTGTTDRTEGNNIILRVNYPTLVTTTSYGQLYIDGIPQSNITAIVDKEYKTVSHGTYQQMSLPFYEKPMASLNSELGKTFTNVRRSQNEILIWDNDHVEADNYSTGSSTLKSTTYYMLGTKNFNSAVPVVGDVYTLRGVPFANGVSETLLGAGAGVDFGPLGNNRNSYVEKYNTYLQDGWDYQLAASGASPYSVPTYGKNIYQYGNPYFTNLDLKFIGRVENGAVTDGNNLNDVQGIRIGSGGVVSDSSGATWSINADIISFTNDGFPNMLAGDVDAAIRPMEVVAIKMRNNNAENNGNRTLNFDGLRRFNPGSRSNIDSYDPTAAKMASGNTLKQLGVIALDAEGNEMSRAYYIVYPNATTGHSSKPTTQVTLGSQNIIGTYEEDPVNGGIDNNLKDSYWLYINEANEKDFFGKAVPLMLYNKDIKSLKFEIRENAELIDKGQHALSTGIGFYYKDANGEIKEASQNGIIPVTGDKYSLYYGKTTSSLGTDNVVKPSRTRVVYNPNTDGFFVRFDPQWKRADVQVYDMSGKLILSNKNVETGSDYNLKLSKQNSAYVVTALSETGEKFSTKIIR, translated from the coding sequence ATGAAAAAAAATCTATTAACTGTAGGATTTTTGTCGTTAAGTTTATCCATGAGTGCCCAGGCACTTCATGTGGATAACGGCGGCAATTTCTATGTTGGCGAATACGCACTGGTTTACAACGGCGGAGGAATCCAAACTAAAGGCAACGGCACCATTGATGTGCATGGTAACCTCATGGTGGTGGGTCAATCTACTGACGTCGTAAGAACTCTTGATGTTACGGGAACCACAGATAGAACCGAGGGTAATAATATTATTCTGCGGGTGAATTATCCGACCTTAGTAACTACAACTAGTTATGGGCAACTTTACATCGATGGCATTCCTCAAAGTAATATTACTGCGATTGTCGACAAAGAGTACAAAACGGTAAGTCATGGTACTTACCAACAGATGTCACTTCCTTTTTATGAAAAGCCAATGGCTTCCCTTAATTCAGAGCTTGGCAAAACATTTACTAATGTTAGAAGATCTCAAAATGAAATTCTTATCTGGGACAATGACCATGTAGAAGCTGATAATTACAGCACCGGCTCCTCCACGCTGAAAAGCACTACTTATTACATGTTGGGAACTAAAAATTTTAATTCTGCTGTCCCTGTAGTTGGTGATGTATATACTTTGCGTGGTGTGCCTTTTGCAAATGGTGTTTCTGAAACTTTGTTGGGTGCAGGTGCCGGAGTTGATTTTGGACCGTTAGGAAACAACCGTAACTCTTACGTTGAAAAATACAATACTTATCTTCAGGATGGCTGGGATTACCAGCTAGCTGCCAGCGGCGCATCACCGTACTCAGTGCCCACCTATGGTAAAAATATCTACCAATACGGTAACCCTTACTTTACCAACTTAGACCTTAAATTTATCGGAAGAGTTGAGAACGGTGCTGTTACGGATGGTAATAATCTTAATGATGTTCAGGGGATAAGAATTGGTTCGGGCGGTGTTGTGTCAGACTCTTCAGGAGCAACTTGGTCCATAAATGCGGATATTATCAGTTTTACCAATGATGGTTTTCCTAATATGCTAGCAGGAGATGTTGACGCAGCAATCAGACCCATGGAGGTAGTTGCTATTAAAATGCGTAATAATAATGCAGAAAACAACGGCAATCGCACCTTAAATTTTGACGGACTACGACGATTTAACCCGGGTTCACGCTCAAACATCGATTCATATGATCCTACCGCCGCAAAAATGGCTTCTGGCAACACGCTTAAACAGCTAGGTGTCATTGCTTTAGATGCTGAAGGTAATGAAATGTCACGTGCATATTACATTGTGTACCCGAATGCGACCACTGGACATTCTTCTAAACCAACAACCCAGGTAACTCTGGGCAGTCAGAATATTATCGGAACTTATGAGGAAGACCCTGTAAATGGTGGAATAGATAATAATTTAAAAGATTCATATTGGCTTTATATTAATGAAGCAAATGAGAAAGACTTCTTTGGAAAAGCTGTACCTTTGATGCTTTATAATAAAGATATAAAATCACTTAAATTTGAAATCAGAGAAAATGCTGAGTTGATCGATAAAGGTCAGCACGCCCTTTCTACAGGTATCGGTTTTTACTACAAAGATGCTAATGGAGAAATAAAAGAAGCATCACAAAATGGTATTATTCCGGTGACTGGCGATAAATACAGCTTGTATTACGGTAAAACTACTTCTTCTCTGGGAACAGATAACGTAGTGAAGCCAAGCAGAACCCGCGTAGTTTATAATCCAAATACCGACGGTTTCTTTGTGAGATTTGATCCACAGTGGAAAAGAGCAGATGTTCAGGTTTACGATATGAGTGGCAAGCTCATCCTTTCCAACAAAAATGTCGAAACCGGCAGCGATTATAATTTAAAATTAAGCAAACAAAACAGCGCGTATGTTGTTACTGCGCTTTCAGAAACTGGCGAAAAATTCAGTACTAAAATTATCAGATAA
- a CDS encoding TlpA family protein disulfide reductase — protein sequence MKKIVLFISLLVCVSYSAQFKISIEAPASFGAKEVYLYTLNGSKDVLSAKETKKGNMWQLQVKQPYTGMMKLYFPESNATINFISENKDVKLKVSTANNKITDVAYLDEANATMNQIQDNQQKKEVILPALYQIKEYYKTEAGFGGALSQEIDRLSRTSADATKFPFINFYNTNYKKYVEKKAGANAVTHAEIIDFINKSTDMLETSSLLRPILVSYLNIGPSTNIISDVDKLLAAVNTETPRGQTVLSELIEIFDTYGMTELKDKYLTEATNLKCTINDRLAQTISVNKNTDIGAVFPNYTFKNARNTAAKTLHDIKADKKIVVFWASTCSHCEAELPTLIEKYNAIKAQKGEIIALSLDNDKTAYENKVKMLPWVNDTELKGWNSSYSDTYNIHATPTYFILDANNKIIAKPDHAADVISYLKLK from the coding sequence ATGAAAAAAATTGTTCTATTTATAAGCTTATTGGTCTGCGTTTCTTACAGCGCTCAATTTAAAATAAGCATTGAAGCGCCAGCGTCTTTTGGAGCTAAGGAGGTTTACTTATATACTTTAAACGGCTCTAAAGATGTTCTAAGTGCCAAAGAGACGAAGAAAGGAAACATGTGGCAACTGCAGGTTAAGCAACCGTACACCGGAATGATGAAATTATATTTCCCGGAAAGCAATGCAACCATCAATTTTATCTCTGAAAATAAAGATGTAAAGCTGAAAGTTTCCACGGCAAATAATAAAATTACAGACGTAGCATATCTGGATGAAGCGAACGCAACGATGAACCAGATACAGGATAACCAGCAGAAAAAAGAAGTAATTCTGCCTGCGCTTTATCAGATCAAAGAATATTATAAAACCGAAGCAGGTTTCGGCGGCGCGCTTTCGCAGGAAATTGACAGACTTTCTAGAACTTCAGCGGATGCTACCAAATTTCCCTTCATCAACTTTTACAATACCAATTACAAAAAGTACGTTGAAAAGAAAGCAGGTGCTAACGCGGTCACGCATGCGGAAATCATTGATTTTATAAATAAATCAACGGACATGCTTGAAACTTCATCGCTATTACGTCCAATTTTAGTGTCCTACCTAAACATCGGGCCCAGTACAAACATTATTTCCGATGTTGACAAACTTTTAGCTGCTGTAAATACCGAAACACCACGTGGACAAACGGTGCTTTCGGAATTGATTGAAATTTTCGACACTTACGGGATGACTGAGTTAAAAGACAAATACCTGACTGAAGCCACCAACTTGAAATGTACCATTAACGACCGTTTGGCTCAGACGATATCCGTTAATAAAAATACAGATATCGGTGCGGTATTTCCGAATTACACTTTTAAAAATGCCAGAAACACCGCGGCCAAAACGCTTCACGATATTAAAGCAGACAAAAAAATAGTTGTTTTCTGGGCTTCAACATGTTCCCACTGCGAGGCAGAACTTCCTACGCTTATCGAAAAATATAACGCGATTAAAGCACAGAAAGGGGAAATTATCGCCTTGTCTTTAGATAATGATAAAACGGCTTATGAAAACAAAGTAAAAATGCTTCCGTGGGTTAACGATACCGAACTGAAAGGCTGGAACAGCTCCTATTCTGACACGTATAACATCCACGCGACACCAACCTATTTTATACTGGATGCAAACAACAAAATCATTGCTAAGCCAGACCACGCTGCAGATGTGATTTCTTATCTAAAGTTAAAGTAA
- a CDS encoding DUF3810 domain-containing protein encodes MLINFKKLYYRKRFWAGLLLAQFVLFFIFSKIPFFSVLFDHFFEFQKTVHQKLFAGIPFSVGDVFYILLILLFLFFFIKIKNRKKRPVYLLKFLMVLNVIYFIYQIFWGMLYFQKPLLEKLPEKNIGLNEVKFLTLKYLEKCKKSRGLVAEDSRGVFVINDFRKVENDVLTQQKKIPAFLSKKSSTEVHSFKKSLFHNVISYSGILGYYNPFTAEAQYNADLPDTYLPFTLAHESAHQLGCAREQEANFVGYLIGKSSENLDLKYSTEYFVLKSLLSSLAEEHPEFVKSVIENYSAGMKRDRNAEKLFIEKHAGLLDIFFGFTNDLFLKSNQQEGSVTYSYFIDLLLRYEDLK; translated from the coding sequence ATGCTCATTAATTTTAAAAAATTATATTACAGAAAAAGATTTTGGGCAGGTTTATTACTTGCCCAATTTGTTTTGTTTTTTATTTTCTCGAAAATCCCGTTTTTTTCGGTGCTGTTTGACCATTTTTTCGAATTTCAGAAAACGGTTCATCAAAAATTATTTGCGGGAATTCCGTTTTCTGTTGGTGATGTTTTCTATATTTTACTGATTCTTCTTTTTCTGTTTTTCTTTATTAAAATTAAAAACCGGAAAAAAAGGCCCGTTTACCTGCTAAAATTTTTAATGGTTTTAAATGTAATCTATTTCATATACCAGATTTTCTGGGGAATGCTCTACTTTCAAAAACCCCTTTTGGAAAAGTTACCTGAGAAAAATATCGGGTTAAATGAGGTAAAATTTCTGACTTTAAAATATTTGGAAAAATGTAAAAAATCCCGTGGATTGGTTGCTGAAGATTCGCGCGGCGTTTTTGTGATTAATGATTTCCGGAAAGTGGAAAATGACGTTTTAACACAACAGAAAAAAATTCCGGCCTTTTTAAGCAAAAAATCTTCAACTGAAGTTCATTCCTTTAAAAAATCGCTCTTCCATAATGTGATAAGTTACAGCGGAATTTTAGGTTATTACAATCCGTTTACTGCGGAAGCACAGTATAATGCAGATTTACCTGATACTTATTTGCCGTTTACTTTAGCACATGAAAGTGCACATCAGTTGGGTTGTGCGCGCGAGCAGGAAGCGAATTTCGTGGGTTATTTAATCGGGAAATCTTCGGAAAATTTAGACTTAAAATACAGCACCGAATATTTTGTTCTGAAATCTTTATTAAGTTCTTTAGCAGAAGAACATCCGGAGTTTGTAAAAAGCGTGATTGAAAATTATTCAGCGGGAATGAAACGCGACCGAAATGCAGAAAAGCTATTTATTGAAAAACATGCCGGATTGCTCGATATTTTTTTCGGATTCACCAACGATCTATTTCTGAAGAGCAACCAGCAGGAAGGCAGTGTCACCTATTCTTATTTCATAGATCTGTTGCTGCGCTACGAAGATTTAAAATAA
- a CDS encoding CCA tRNA nucleotidyltransferase yields MNINLTQNKNLKLFKLISEVAQKNGQNVFIVGGYVRDLLLQRSAPTDIDFVTEGNGMTLAKAVAHEIEPTPKVSLFKNYGTAMFKHKGLDLEFVGARKESYAEHSRNPSVEIGTLEDDQKRRDFTINALAISLNPENFGELIDPFDGLKDLQQKILRTPLEPSQTYSDDPLRMMRAIRFASTLNFKIEENSLKAISKEAARIKIVSMERIMVEFNKIMLSEKPSLGLKLLEETGILPLVIPELTALRGIEEIEGQTHKDNFWHTLEVVDNISKNTNNLWLRWAALLHDIGKAPTKKFLEGSGWTFHGHEFLGSKMVKNLFHRLKLPMGSDMKYVQKLVKLSSRPIALIDDDTSDAALRRLLFDAGDDLEDLFTLCKADITTKNASKQAKFKRNFEEVAIKIKEVEEKDHVRNFQPPISGEEIMELFNIQPGREIGILKEKVKEAILEGEIANDKTEARNFVIKEAEILGLILAKN; encoded by the coding sequence ATGAACATCAATCTCACGCAAAATAAAAATTTAAAACTCTTTAAATTAATCTCGGAAGTCGCCCAAAAAAACGGACAAAACGTTTTCATCGTTGGCGGTTACGTGCGCGATTTGCTTTTACAACGTTCGGCGCCCACCGATATCGATTTTGTGACAGAAGGTAACGGAATGACTTTGGCAAAAGCCGTTGCCCACGAAATTGAACCTACACCCAAAGTTTCCCTTTTTAAAAATTACGGTACCGCGATGTTCAAACATAAAGGTTTGGACCTGGAGTTTGTTGGTGCCCGAAAAGAAAGTTATGCTGAACATTCCCGAAATCCTTCGGTGGAAATCGGCACTCTGGAAGACGACCAGAAACGCCGCGATTTTACCATCAATGCCTTGGCAATTTCTCTGAATCCGGAAAATTTCGGTGAACTCATCGATCCTTTTGATGGTTTAAAAGATCTTCAGCAGAAAATCTTACGCACACCTTTGGAACCAAGCCAGACTTATTCTGACGATCCGCTGCGGATGATGCGCGCGATTCGTTTTGCTTCCACTTTAAATTTCAAAATTGAAGAAAACTCACTAAAAGCCATTTCTAAAGAAGCTGCCAGAATCAAAATCGTTTCCATGGAGCGCATTATGGTGGAATTTAATAAAATCATGCTCTCCGAGAAACCGTCACTTGGTTTGAAATTATTGGAAGAAACCGGAATTTTACCTTTAGTTATTCCGGAACTCACGGCGCTTCGCGGAATTGAAGAAATTGAAGGCCAAACGCACAAAGATAATTTCTGGCACACGCTGGAAGTGGTGGATAATATTTCCAAAAACACGAATAATCTCTGGCTTCGTTGGGCGGCTTTGCTGCACGACATCGGAAAAGCGCCAACGAAAAAGTTTCTCGAAGGCAGCGGTTGGACTTTTCACGGTCACGAATTTTTGGGCTCTAAAATGGTCAAAAATCTTTTTCACCGCCTGAAATTGCCTATGGGAAGCGACATGAAATATGTGCAAAAACTGGTAAAACTTTCCTCGCGCCCGATAGCTTTGATTGATGACGACACTTCGGATGCGGCGCTGCGCCGACTTTTATTCGATGCCGGCGATGATCTGGAAGATTTATTCACTTTGTGTAAAGCTGATATCACCACGAAAAATGCTTCAAAACAGGCAAAATTTAAGCGAAACTTCGAGGAAGTCGCAATAAAGATTAAAGAAGTTGAAGAAAAAGATCACGTTCGAAATTTTCAGCCACCGATTTCTGGTGAAGAAATCATGGAGCTTTTCAACATTCAACCCGGACGGGAAATCGGGATTTTAAAGGAAAAAGTGAAGGAAGCAATTTTGGAAGGTGAAATCGCGAACGATAAAACCGAAGCACGAAATTTTGTAATTAAAGAAGCGGAAATTTTAGGCCTTATATTGGCAAAAAACTAA
- a CDS encoding TonB-dependent receptor plug domain-containing protein: MKKRLFFVGAMLVVSSDIFAQQEFQIEEVTIASKTKQQLYKTGKNVQLVTEKDLEKHKGQDLSEVLSQFTGFQIVGNQNNSQEPKAMKIRGGKSANVLILIDGIPLKDVTGNDYNVSDLRLMSVENVESIEILNGASSVLYGSNATVSVINIKTKKSATKVIEGIIGARAGSFKTFAQNALVKGKISRYNYQISGFNEKSEGLSSAKGEDFEKDGFEKQNVNANFGYTTENFNININGGWNHHLFQYDGGAFTDGNNRSDDEQSYLGGNVNFKYNKGEITLNTRFSGNERLGQSLANAEYQDQFSYSGRDFFTELFNHYQFNENIGFTAGVQFENQKMGAKSLPWGGTAMQEDLKLEETKLQTFDAFANFNFKYNILNLDGGARLTNNSKFGNHVVYSVNPFILKELETVYFKFGYSFATAFIAPTLYQNYGSLPYVLPNFDLKPETNSSHELDLSLGKKDRSIVFNASVFYRSEEDAFAYEITDFETYAGKFKNVGENTVKGFDLGFTYKVNEMLNFGGNFSFVEKDKRETMLRQPKQRVNSFLEILPFKTTRVNFSHQFVSKRSDAFYNSETFTVENVDLKGYNLFNLNINQKINSKIETYLNIGNLFNTSYVDVVGFTTKPRNYTLGVNYQF, from the coding sequence ATGAAAAAAAGATTATTTTTTGTTGGAGCAATGCTTGTCGTAAGTTCAGACATTTTTGCCCAACAGGAATTTCAAATCGAGGAAGTAACCATCGCTTCCAAAACCAAACAGCAATTGTACAAAACCGGAAAAAACGTGCAATTGGTCACGGAAAAAGATCTGGAAAAACACAAAGGTCAGGATTTGTCGGAAGTGCTCAGCCAGTTTACCGGTTTTCAAATTGTCGGAAACCAGAACAACAGCCAGGAACCGAAAGCGATGAAAATCCGTGGCGGAAAAAGTGCGAATGTCCTGATTTTAATTGACGGAATTCCGCTAAAAGACGTGACGGGAAACGATTATAATGTTTCTGATTTACGTTTGATGTCAGTAGAAAATGTAGAAAGCATCGAAATTTTAAACGGTGCGTCCTCAGTTTTGTACGGGAGCAACGCAACGGTTTCGGTGATCAACATTAAAACCAAAAAATCCGCCACCAAAGTTATCGAAGGAATAATCGGCGCGCGCGCGGGTTCCTTTAAAACTTTTGCGCAGAATGCTTTGGTTAAAGGAAAAATTAGCCGCTATAACTACCAAATTTCCGGTTTTAACGAAAAATCGGAAGGACTTTCTTCCGCGAAAGGTGAAGATTTCGAAAAAGACGGTTTTGAAAAACAAAACGTCAACGCGAATTTTGGTTACACGACGGAAAATTTCAACATCAACATTAATGGTGGTTGGAATCATCATCTTTTTCAATACGATGGCGGCGCTTTTACCGACGGCAATAATCGTTCAGATGATGAACAAAGTTACCTTGGCGGAAATGTAAATTTTAAATATAATAAAGGCGAAATCACTTTAAATACGCGATTTTCCGGGAACGAGAGGCTGGGACAAAGTTTAGCAAACGCAGAATATCAGGATCAGTTTTCCTATTCCGGCAGAGATTTTTTCACTGAATTATTCAATCATTATCAGTTCAACGAAAACATCGGTTTTACCGCCGGTGTTCAGTTTGAAAATCAAAAAATGGGCGCAAAATCTCTGCCGTGGGGCGGAACTGCGATGCAGGAAGATTTGAAACTGGAGGAAACTAAACTGCAAACTTTCGATGCTTTTGCGAACTTTAATTTTAAATATAATATTTTGAATTTGGATGGCGGAGCAAGACTGACCAACAATTCTAAGTTTGGAAATCACGTGGTTTACAGCGTGAATCCATTTATTTTAAAGGAGCTGGAAACGGTGTATTTCAAATTTGGATATTCCTTTGCGACGGCCTTCATTGCGCCGACTTTATACCAAAATTATGGTTCATTGCCGTATGTTTTGCCGAATTTCGATTTGAAACCGGAGACCAATTCTTCGCACGAACTCGATTTAAGTTTAGGAAAAAAAGACCGCAGCATTGTTTTTAACGCGAGTGTATTTTACCGTTCCGAAGAAGATGCTTTTGCGTACGAAATCACAGATTTTGAAACCTACGCGGGGAAATTTAAAAATGTAGGCGAAAACACCGTGAAAGGTTTTGATTTGGGTTTCACCTACAAGGTGAATGAAATGCTGAATTTTGGCGGAAATTTCAGCTTTGTGGAAAAAGACAAGCGTGAGACCATGTTGCGACAGCCGAAACAGCGCGTAAATTCCTTCTTAGAAATTCTGCCGTTTAAAACAACAAGAGTGAATTTCAGCCACCAGTTTGTGTCGAAAAGAAGCGATGCTTTTTACAATTCCGAAACTTTTACGGTGGAAAATGTGGATTTGAAAGGTTATAATTTGTTCAATTTAAACATCAACCAGAAAATAAATTCGAAAATAGAAACTTATCTGAACATCGGAAATCTTTTCAATACGTCGTATGTGGACGTCGTCGGCTTTACCACGAAACCGAGAAATTATACGCTTGGCGTAAATTATCAGTTTTAA
- a CDS encoding MFS transporter, translating to MSTNYSKQTNWGQFVPLVTVFFFWGFVAASNDILIPVFKKAFDLTQSQSQLVSVAFYVAYTVGSLIYMFVSRAIKEDLVNKIGYKNGLILGLLISASGTLLFYPAANLGSFPLMISGLFIVGLGFSLQQIVANPLAIEVGPSETGSQRLTMAGGINNFGTTIGPLIVSFAIFGSVTGGNTEASIESVKIPYLVLGAAFILVAILLKFSSLPQITPTIKEDTEDVLPGEHRDSALKYPQLVLGMIAIFVYVGVEVSTASNLPAYMENSLGFSTKDIAPYVSLYWASLMIGRWTGAVEAFDVTAGTKKILRFLAPYLAFGVFLLVNAIAQHDLSHFYVYGLIILVMIAADIASKGNPARMLLIFSSMGILALVIGMMTTGMTSVYAFTSVGLFCSTLWPCIFALAINGLGKHTNQGSGFLIMMIMGGGIVSWIQGTLADAVNIHFSYIVGVACFAYLAFYAVQVTKILKKQGIELDSVEKANAH from the coding sequence ATGTCGACAAATTATTCTAAGCAAACCAATTGGGGACAGTTCGTACCGTTGGTTACGGTCTTTTTCTTTTGGGGTTTCGTTGCAGCAAGTAACGATATTTTAATTCCGGTTTTCAAAAAAGCATTTGATCTTACCCAAAGTCAAAGTCAGCTGGTTTCGGTTGCTTTTTACGTCGCATATACCGTAGGTTCTCTTATTTACATGTTTGTTTCCCGCGCCATAAAAGAAGATTTGGTGAACAAAATTGGCTATAAAAACGGCTTAATTTTAGGCTTGCTGATTTCCGCTTCGGGAACGTTACTCTTTTATCCCGCGGCAAATCTGGGTTCCTTTCCATTGATGATTTCCGGGCTGTTTATTGTAGGTCTTGGTTTTTCACTTCAGCAGATTGTGGCAAATCCATTGGCGATTGAAGTTGGTCCTTCGGAAACCGGCTCGCAACGTTTGACCATGGCGGGCGGAATTAATAATTTCGGAACCACCATCGGACCGCTGATTGTTTCATTTGCTATTTTCGGATCTGTAACCGGGGGAAATACCGAAGCGAGCATTGAATCGGTGAAAATTCCGTATCTGGTTTTGGGAGCAGCTTTTATTTTGGTCGCTATTTTACTGAAATTTTCGTCTTTACCACAAATTACTCCAACCATCAAAGAAGATACTGAAGATGTACTTCCCGGCGAACACCGCGATTCTGCGTTGAAGTATCCGCAGCTGGTTTTGGGAATGATCGCGATTTTTGTTTATGTGGGTGTGGAAGTTTCCACCGCGAGTAATTTACCGGCTTATATGGAAAATTCGCTCGGTTTTTCGACGAAAGATATTGCGCCTTACGTTTCGTTGTATTGGGCATCATTGATGATCGGACGTTGGACCGGCGCGGTGGAAGCTTTTGATGTAACTGCCGGAACAAAGAAAATTTTGCGCTTTTTAGCACCTTATTTGGCATTTGGAGTTTTCCTTTTGGTAAACGCTATCGCGCAGCACGATCTGTCTCATTTCTATGTGTACGGACTGATTATTTTGGTGATGATCGCCGCAGATATTGCAAGTAAAGGAAATCCTGCGCGCATGCTGCTTATATTCTCTTCAATGGGGATCTTAGCCTTAGTGATTGGAATGATGACGACCGGAATGACTTCGGTTTACGCGTTTACTAGCGTTGGTTTGTTCTGCTCCACACTTTGGCCGTGTATTTTCGCGCTGGCGATTAATGGTCTTGGAAAGCACACCAACCAAGGTTCGGGATTTTTAATCATGATGATTATGGGCGGCGGCATTGTTTCCTGGATTCAGGGCACTCTGGCGGACGCGGTGAACATTCATTTCAGTTACATCGTTGGTGTGGCGTGTTTCGCATATCTTGCGTTTTACGCCGTTCAGGTGACTAAAATTCTAAAAAAACAGGGAATTGAATTAGACAGTGTTGAAAAAGCAAATGCTCATTAA
- a CDS encoding signal peptidase, with protein MNYISKILLFTFLTVGAFLSAQDTPPAPPGGGGGGVGPGAPASPIDAYVYVLGIVAVLFIAYYTKRASKKLA; from the coding sequence ATGAACTATATTAGTAAAATTTTATTATTTACATTCCTTACTGTAGGTGCCTTTTTAAGTGCGCAAGATACTCCGCCCGCTCCTCCGGGTGGTGGTGGCGGTGGTGTTGGGCCTGGCGCTCCAGCTTCCCCTATTGATGCATACGTTTACGTTTTGGGCATTGTAGCAGTTTTATTTATTGCTTATTATACAAAGAGGGCAAGTAAAAAACTCGCATAG
- a CDS encoding lysophospholipid acyltransferase family protein yields the protein MTKFFNYLWRGWMILLGAVLTFLFVIPVLVLSIKKEHYPIAYKFIRLWCFGMFYGMGFRYELIKLTEKKIDKNRQYVFISNHTSIMDVMLPCILMPHHPLCYVGKKELVKIPVFGLVYKRICVMVDRSSAKSRADVYRRCAERMEEGESIVIFPEGGVAEDTSIILDTFKDGAFTLASKHHAPLAVFTFVGLKEMFPFDASRGFPGKVKVYFTDIIEPDRSVSELKTEAFNQIKNVLVNHQ from the coding sequence ATGACGAAATTTTTTAATTATCTATGGCGCGGATGGATGATCTTATTAGGTGCGGTGCTCACCTTTTTGTTCGTGATTCCTGTTTTGGTTTTATCCATAAAAAAAGAGCACTATCCCATTGCGTATAAATTTATCAGGCTTTGGTGTTTCGGAATGTTCTACGGGATGGGTTTCCGGTACGAACTGATAAAACTCACCGAGAAAAAAATAGATAAAAACCGGCAATATGTATTTATTTCCAACCACACTTCCATCATGGATGTGATGCTGCCGTGCATTTTAATGCCTCATCATCCGCTGTGTTATGTTGGCAAAAAAGAACTGGTGAAAATCCCGGTTTTTGGGCTGGTTTACAAAAGAATTTGCGTGATGGTGGACCGCAGCTCCGCGAAAAGTCGCGCTGATGTTTACCGCCGCTGCGCAGAAAGAATGGAAGAAGGCGAAAGCATTGTGATTTTTCCCGAAGGTGGCGTGGCTGAAGATACTTCGATAATTCTGGACACTTTTAAAGACGGGGCATTTACATTGGCTTCTAAACATCACGCGCCGCTGGCTGTTTTCACTTTTGTTGGGCTGAAGGAAATGTTTCCTTTCGATGCCTCACGTGGTTTTCCGGGCAAAGTAAAGGTGTATTTCACAGATATTATCGAACCAGACCGAAGCGTTTCTGAGCTGAAAACCGAAGCATTTAACCAAATCAAAAATGTGTTGGTAAACCACCAATAA